From Xiphophorus hellerii strain 12219 chromosome 6, Xiphophorus_hellerii-4.1, whole genome shotgun sequence, the proteins below share one genomic window:
- the cirbpa gene encoding cold inducible RNA binding protein a isoform X1 → MSDEGKLFIGGLSFETNEDSLAAAFGKYGTIEKVDVIRDKETGRSRGFGFVKYDNVEDAKDALDAMNGKTLDGRAIRVDEAGKGGRSRGGFSSGPRGGRFNSGGRGGRGRGFSSRGGSYGDRSYGDRSYGDRSFGGGDRSFGGGGYRSGGYSSGGYRDNRGQGGYGDRSGSYRDSYDSYGKHLL, encoded by the exons ATGTCGGATGAGGGTAAGCTGTTCATCGGAGGGCTGAGCTTCGAGACCAATGAAGATTCTTTGGCTGCAGCTTTCGGCAAATATGGAACCATCGAAAAAG ttgatgtAATCAGAGACAAAGAGACCGGAAGATCTCGTGGCTTTGGCTTTGTGAAATACGACAATGTTGAGGATGCTAAAGATGCTCTGGATGCCATGAACGGAAAG ACACTTGATGGACGGGCAATTCGAGTTGATGAGGCAGGAAAGGGTGGCCGCTCCAGAGGAGGCTTTAGCTCTGGCCCACGTGGAGGCAGGTTCAACTCTGGTGGCCGTGGGGGGAGGGGACGTGGCTTCTCCAGTCGCG GTGGCAGCTACGGTGACAGAAGCTACGGTGACAGAAGCTATGGCGACAGAAGCTTTGGTGGTGGAGACAGAAGCTTTGGTGGCGGTGGATACAGAAGTGGAGGATATTCCTCAGGTGGTTACAGGGACAACAG GGGACAGGGTGGATATGGAGACCGCTCTGGATCCTATCGTGACAGCTATGACAGCTATGGTAAGCATCTTTTATGA
- the cirbpa gene encoding cold inducible RNA binding protein a isoform X2 — MSDEGKLFIGGLSFETNEDSLAAAFGKYGTIEKVDVIRDKETGRSRGFGFVKYDNVEDAKDALDAMNGKTLDGRAIRVDEAGKGGRSRGGFSSGPRGGRFNSGGRGGRGRGFSSRGGSYGDRSYGDRSYGDRSFGGGDRSFGGGGYRSGGYSSGGYRDNRGQGGYGDRSGSYRDSYDSYATHE; from the exons ATGTCGGATGAGGGTAAGCTGTTCATCGGAGGGCTGAGCTTCGAGACCAATGAAGATTCTTTGGCTGCAGCTTTCGGCAAATATGGAACCATCGAAAAAG ttgatgtAATCAGAGACAAAGAGACCGGAAGATCTCGTGGCTTTGGCTTTGTGAAATACGACAATGTTGAGGATGCTAAAGATGCTCTGGATGCCATGAACGGAAAG ACACTTGATGGACGGGCAATTCGAGTTGATGAGGCAGGAAAGGGTGGCCGCTCCAGAGGAGGCTTTAGCTCTGGCCCACGTGGAGGCAGGTTCAACTCTGGTGGCCGTGGGGGGAGGGGACGTGGCTTCTCCAGTCGCG GTGGCAGCTACGGTGACAGAAGCTACGGTGACAGAAGCTATGGCGACAGAAGCTTTGGTGGTGGAGACAGAAGCTTTGGTGGCGGTGGATACAGAAGTGGAGGATATTCCTCAGGTGGTTACAGGGACAACAG GGGACAGGGTGGATATGGAGACCGCTCTGGATCCTATCGTGACAGCTATGACAGCTATG CGACACACGAGTAA
- the cirbpa gene encoding cold inducible RNA binding protein a isoform X5, which produces MSDEGKLFIGGLSFETNEDSLAAAFGKYGTIEKVDVIRDKETGRSRGFGFVKYDNVEDAKDALDAMNGKTLDGRAIRVDEAGKGGRSRGGFSSGPRGGGSYGDRSYGDRSYGDRSFGGGDRSFGGGGYRSGGYSSGGYRDNRGQGGYGDRSGSYRDSYDSYATHE; this is translated from the exons ATGTCGGATGAGGGTAAGCTGTTCATCGGAGGGCTGAGCTTCGAGACCAATGAAGATTCTTTGGCTGCAGCTTTCGGCAAATATGGAACCATCGAAAAAG ttgatgtAATCAGAGACAAAGAGACCGGAAGATCTCGTGGCTTTGGCTTTGTGAAATACGACAATGTTGAGGATGCTAAAGATGCTCTGGATGCCATGAACGGAAAG ACACTTGATGGACGGGCAATTCGAGTTGATGAGGCAGGAAAGGGTGGCCGCTCCAGAGGAGGCTTTAGCTCTGGCCCACGTGGAG GTGGCAGCTACGGTGACAGAAGCTACGGTGACAGAAGCTATGGCGACAGAAGCTTTGGTGGTGGAGACAGAAGCTTTGGTGGCGGTGGATACAGAAGTGGAGGATATTCCTCAGGTGGTTACAGGGACAACAG GGGACAGGGTGGATATGGAGACCGCTCTGGATCCTATCGTGACAGCTATGACAGCTATG CGACACACGAGTAA
- the cirbpa gene encoding cold inducible RNA binding protein a isoform X4: MSDEGKLFIGGLSFETNEDSLAAAFGKYGTIEKVDVIRDKETGRSRGFGFVKYDNVEDAKDALDAMNGKTLDGRAIRVDEAGKGGRSRGGFSSGPRGGRFNSGGRGGRGRGFSSRGGSYGDRSYGDRSYGDRSFGGGDRSFGGGGYRSGGYSSGGYRDNRGQGGYGDRSGSYRDSYDSYG; encoded by the exons ATGTCGGATGAGGGTAAGCTGTTCATCGGAGGGCTGAGCTTCGAGACCAATGAAGATTCTTTGGCTGCAGCTTTCGGCAAATATGGAACCATCGAAAAAG ttgatgtAATCAGAGACAAAGAGACCGGAAGATCTCGTGGCTTTGGCTTTGTGAAATACGACAATGTTGAGGATGCTAAAGATGCTCTGGATGCCATGAACGGAAAG ACACTTGATGGACGGGCAATTCGAGTTGATGAGGCAGGAAAGGGTGGCCGCTCCAGAGGAGGCTTTAGCTCTGGCCCACGTGGAGGCAGGTTCAACTCTGGTGGCCGTGGGGGGAGGGGACGTGGCTTCTCCAGTCGCG GTGGCAGCTACGGTGACAGAAGCTACGGTGACAGAAGCTATGGCGACAGAAGCTTTGGTGGTGGAGACAGAAGCTTTGGTGGCGGTGGATACAGAAGTGGAGGATATTCCTCAGGTGGTTACAGGGACAACAG GGGACAGGGTGGATATGGAGACCGCTCTGGATCCTATCGTGACAGCTATGACAGCTATG GTTGA
- the cirbpa gene encoding cold inducible RNA binding protein a isoform X3, whose amino-acid sequence MSDEGKLFIGGLSFETNEDSLAAAFGKYGTIEKVDVIRDKETGRSRGFGFVKYDNVEDAKDALDAMNGKTLDGRAIRVDEAGKGGRSRGGFSSGPRGGRFNSGGRGGRGRGFSSRGGSYGDRSYGDRSYGDRSFGGGDRSFGGGGYRSGGYSSGGYRDNRGQGGYGDRSGSYRDSYDSYE is encoded by the exons ATGTCGGATGAGGGTAAGCTGTTCATCGGAGGGCTGAGCTTCGAGACCAATGAAGATTCTTTGGCTGCAGCTTTCGGCAAATATGGAACCATCGAAAAAG ttgatgtAATCAGAGACAAAGAGACCGGAAGATCTCGTGGCTTTGGCTTTGTGAAATACGACAATGTTGAGGATGCTAAAGATGCTCTGGATGCCATGAACGGAAAG ACACTTGATGGACGGGCAATTCGAGTTGATGAGGCAGGAAAGGGTGGCCGCTCCAGAGGAGGCTTTAGCTCTGGCCCACGTGGAGGCAGGTTCAACTCTGGTGGCCGTGGGGGGAGGGGACGTGGCTTCTCCAGTCGCG GTGGCAGCTACGGTGACAGAAGCTACGGTGACAGAAGCTATGGCGACAGAAGCTTTGGTGGTGGAGACAGAAGCTTTGGTGGCGGTGGATACAGAAGTGGAGGATATTCCTCAGGTGGTTACAGGGACAACAG GGGACAGGGTGGATATGGAGACCGCTCTGGATCCTATCGTGACAGCTATGACAGCTATG AGTGA